The genomic region CGCATAGTCCAGTTGTTGCTCCAGTATATTACTAATTGAACCCATAACGCCATTGAGGAGAATATTTCCCACTTCACTCAGGGTGCTAATTTTTAGAGAATCCAGATCCGGACTTTCTACATCTTCACCCGTGAGAACTGAGACTAACATGGCGGCACTTTCCGTGGGAAAAATAAGCTGGGCATTTCCCGCGAATGAGCCACTAAACGGTAACTTTACAGCAGAAAGTGGATCAGATCCTAAGCGTTTTTTTTGTTGGTTTTGCATCTCCAAAAGGGGTAATATTTCCACTTCTGGAATTTGCAACCGGATATTATAGTCAATCATTTCGCTCAACATCCCTGCTGCCTGACCCACTCCAATATTAATTAACTCTTTCAAGGCATCTAATTGGTCATGAGTTAAGTCCACGCTGAGGTTCTCCTAGTTTGTTTTTATACTCAGGGCTTGGGTGACTGCCTCGATAATTTCTGGCGCTTTTGGGGGTTTTTTCAGCAGCATAAATG from Coleofasciculus chthonoplastes PCC 7420 harbors:
- a CDS encoding chemotaxis protein CheC produces the protein MDLTHDQLDALKELINIGVGQAAGMLSEMIDYNIRLQIPEVEILPLLEMQNQQKKRLGSDPLSAVKLPFSGSFAGNAQLIFPTESAAMLVSVLTGEDVESPDLDSLKISTLSEVGNILLNGVMGSISNILEQQLDYAIPCYEEEDIDHILSFKMGYNEAHVLLARTHFDIEELQVKGDIVLFFDVNSFQLLLNAIAAVA